Proteins encoded together in one Vigna angularis cultivar LongXiaoDou No.4 chromosome 5, ASM1680809v1, whole genome shotgun sequence window:
- the LOC128196689 gene encoding uncharacterized protein LOC128196689 yields the protein MVVDYVSKWVEAMACPNNDSSTVIKFLKRQIFSWFGMPRVVISDGGSHFCNFQLAKVLKHYGVRHKVAKPYHPKTNGQAEACHLLMEMEYRALWALKFLNYDPSGTAENRRRQIIELEEMRLHAYDSSKNYKEKLKSKWSGPFMFKNVLPHGAVELTDPSSKDPQRTWMVNGQRLKHYLGGEVKCLSTIMELVDLN from the exons ATGgtagtggattatgtgagtaaatgggttgAAGCTATGGCTTGTCCCAATAATGATTCTAGCACTGTGATTAAATTTCTGAAAAGGCAAATTTTCTCCTGGTTTGGAATGCCAAGAGTAGTCatcagtgatggaggatctcatttttgtaattttcagcTTGCAAAGGTACTCAAGCATTATGGTGTGAGACATAAGGTAGCTAAACCTTATCATCCAAAgacaaatggacaagctgag GCATGTCACCTCCTGATGGAGATGGAATATCGTGCTCTGTGGGccttaaaattcttgaattatGATCCAAGTGGCACTGCAGAAAATAGAAGAAGGCAAATTATTGAGCTTGAGGAGATGCGGTTACATGCCTATGATTCTTCcaagaattacaaagagaag TTGAAGTCCAAGTGGTCTGGTCCGTTTATGTTCAAGAATGTGCTTCCACATGGAGCAGTTGAGTTGACAGATCCATCCTCTAAAGACCCACAAAGAACTTGGATGGTCAATGGACAACGTCTCAAGCATTATTTGGGTGGTGAGGTGAAATGCCTTTCCACTATCATGGAGTTGGTTGatctaaattga